A single window of Paenibacillus sp. FSL H8-0537 DNA harbors:
- the pdhA gene encoding pyruvate dehydrogenase (acetyl-transferring) E1 component subunit alpha: MSKVLSKLPYEVQTEPVTPLSVLSLDGEVVNPDEMPELTDDQLKEIMYRMVFTRTWDDRAVNLGRQGRLGFYAPVSGQEAAMIGSEYALNKDDFICPGYRDIPQLVWHGLPLYQAFLYSRGHQHGGQIPEDVHVLMPQIIIGAQILHATGVAMAFKKKNEKRVAITYTGDGGSSEGDFYEGMNFAGAFKLPVIYVVQNNGYAITTPYAKQTAALSVAHKALAAGIKGVQVDGMDVLAVIKAVRDAAERGRNGEGATLIELLTYRYRAHSMADDTTKYRTKDEEAEWAPKDPLIRFGKYLESKGLWSEEDTARVKEEAKATVNEQIKKAEAVEKMTVEGLIDSMFETTPQHLEEQKADFQ, translated from the coding sequence ATGAGCAAAGTGCTTAGCAAACTGCCATATGAAGTTCAAACGGAGCCAGTTACACCATTGTCCGTCTTGTCGCTTGATGGTGAAGTTGTTAACCCGGATGAAATGCCGGAGCTTACGGACGACCAATTAAAAGAAATTATGTACCGTATGGTATTTACCCGTACATGGGATGATCGTGCCGTGAACTTGGGTCGTCAAGGCCGTCTGGGCTTCTACGCTCCAGTATCCGGTCAAGAGGCTGCTATGATTGGTAGCGAATACGCTTTGAATAAAGATGACTTCATCTGTCCGGGCTACCGCGATATTCCGCAGCTCGTATGGCATGGTCTTCCGCTGTACCAAGCGTTCCTGTATTCCAGAGGACATCAGCATGGCGGACAAATCCCTGAGGATGTTCACGTTCTAATGCCGCAAATCATCATTGGCGCGCAAATTTTGCACGCAACTGGTGTTGCCATGGCTTTCAAGAAAAAGAATGAAAAACGCGTTGCAATTACGTACACAGGCGATGGCGGTTCTTCCGAAGGCGATTTCTACGAAGGCATGAACTTCGCAGGCGCGTTCAAGCTTCCGGTTATTTATGTTGTACAAAACAATGGCTATGCGATTACAACTCCTTATGCTAAACAAACAGCTGCACTTTCTGTTGCGCACAAAGCGCTTGCTGCTGGTATCAAAGGCGTACAGGTTGATGGCATGGACGTACTTGCTGTTATTAAAGCAGTTAGAGATGCTGCTGAGCGTGGCCGCAATGGCGAAGGCGCTACGCTGATCGAACTTCTTACTTACCGTTATCGTGCGCATTCCATGGCAGATGATACGACAAAATATCGCACCAAAGATGAGGAAGCGGAATGGGCTCCTAAAGATCCACTCATTCGTTTCGGCAAATATTTGGAAAGCAAAGGTCTCTGGTCGGAAGAGGATACAGCTCGCGTGAAGGAAGAAGCGAAAGCTACAGTTAACGAGCAAATCAAGAAAGCGGAAGCTGTTGAGAAAATGACGGTTGAAGGCTTGATCGACTCGATGTTTGAAACAACGCCGCAGCACCTCGAAGAGCAAAAAGCTGATTTCCAATAA
- a CDS encoding alpha/beta hydrolase-fold protein, giving the protein MTDERYLKRTVLRETVASNYLQDGQRSLRVYLPPGYNELLSYPVVYCQDGEDFFNFGRIATTANRIILDEGVEPFIIVGVDVNKTFRTAEYAPDGDRHEAYVRFFGEELLPYIEAKYPVRREAEHRVLAGDSLGGTISFHLALAYPELFSRVLSLSGAYFERSLEIMAAQNDLSWLELYMIVGLQETAYETTDKGVHNFVELNREAKRLLEERQAPFYYAEKEGQHQWGFWQKELPEALMYFIERQ; this is encoded by the coding sequence ATGACAGATGAACGTTATTTGAAACGCACCGTCCTCAGGGAAACGGTTGCAAGCAACTATTTGCAAGATGGCCAGCGCTCGCTTCGCGTCTATTTGCCGCCCGGCTACAATGAGCTGCTGAGCTACCCCGTCGTCTACTGCCAGGACGGAGAAGATTTTTTCAACTTCGGCCGTATAGCGACGACGGCGAACCGCATTATTTTGGATGAAGGCGTGGAGCCCTTCATTATTGTTGGCGTCGATGTGAATAAAACATTCCGCACAGCGGAATATGCTCCTGACGGAGACCGCCATGAGGCTTATGTCCGCTTTTTCGGCGAGGAGCTGCTTCCCTATATAGAAGCAAAATATCCGGTCCGTCGTGAGGCCGAGCATCGCGTACTTGCCGGCGATTCGCTTGGCGGCACCATCTCCTTTCATCTTGCGCTAGCCTATCCGGAGCTGTTTAGCCGCGTGCTTTCCTTGTCAGGCGCCTATTTCGAGCGCTCGCTTGAAATTATGGCTGCTCAGAATGATCTTTCCTGGCTGGAGCTCTACATGATTGTCGGCCTGCAGGAAACGGCTTATGAAACAACGGATAAAGGCGTGCATAATTTTGTCGAATTAAACCGTGAAGCCAAAAGGCTGCTTGAAGAAAGACAAGCTCCTTTTTATTATGCGGAAAAAGAAGGCCAACATCAATGGGGCTTTTGGCAGAAAGAGCTACCGGAAGCATTAATGTATTTTATTGAGCGTCAATAA
- a CDS encoding low molecular weight protein-tyrosine-phosphatase — translation MKKRVLFVCLGNICRSPMAEAVFRSKVEQAGLSDQIIVDSAGTGDWHIGHPPHEGTRKELDLNGISYTGMKARQFTQQDDVDFDFIVCMDTKNERDVREILGTRAGSAEVLTFMSLLPERGVTDVPDPYYTGQFDYVFELVDAGCERLLDHVKLK, via the coding sequence TTGAAGAAAAGAGTATTGTTTGTTTGTCTCGGCAATATTTGCCGTTCCCCGATGGCGGAAGCTGTTTTTCGCAGCAAGGTGGAGCAAGCGGGACTGTCAGACCAAATTATTGTAGACTCGGCGGGTACGGGAGATTGGCATATCGGCCATCCTCCGCATGAAGGCACACGCAAGGAGCTTGATTTAAACGGGATATCCTATACGGGTATGAAGGCGCGTCAGTTCACGCAGCAGGATGATGTGGATTTTGACTTTATCGTCTGCATGGATACGAAAAACGAGCGCGATGTGCGTGAAATTCTTGGAACGCGTGCGGGAAGCGCAGAGGTGCTGACCTTTATGAGCCTGCTGCCCGAGCGTGGCGTAACGGATGTGCCAGATCCTTATTATACGGGACAATTCGATTATGTATTTGAACTGGTGGATGCGGGCTGCGAGCGGCTGCTAGACCATGTGAAGCTTAAGTAA